The following proteins are co-located in the Triticum aestivum cultivar Chinese Spring chromosome 1A, IWGSC CS RefSeq v2.1, whole genome shotgun sequence genome:
- the LOC123183285 gene encoding uncharacterized protein produces MAMAALRCAAGRRLAGGGRLLPPVLGLGRPNLTQAFSSHGKEEAGREVLEQIQEKKEKLYDLILRHGYKRNDGSMCYANVQLMHHLSAHIKPRPESIAWRYLLNGHSFYILWMCLSPGVSAYAIWNIYKAGGSGKNLGAVQQGGDELRKKNCIGQGEEVVAC; encoded by the exons ATGGCGATGGCGGCTCTCCGATGCGCTGCCGGAAGGAGGCTCGCCGGTGGCGGCCGCCTTCTACCGCCGGTGCTCGGCTTGGGCCGCCCGAATCTCACCCAG GCCTTTTCATCGCACGGGAAAGAAGAAGCCGGGAGGGAGGTCCTGGAGCAGAtccaagagaagaaggagaagctgtACGACCTCATCCTGCGCCACGGCTATAAGCGCAATGACGGCTCCATGTGCTACGCAAACGTCCAGCTCATGCATCATCTCTCCGCGCACATCAAACCTAGGCCCGAAAGCATCGCGTG GCGTTACCTTCTCAATGGACATAGCTTCTATATTCTGTGGATGTGCTTAAGCCCTGGCGTAAGCGCCTATGCAATCTGGAATATCTATAAAGCAGGGGGCAGCGGAAAGAACTTGGGTGCTGTTCAACAGGGAGGAGATGAGTTGAGGAAGAAGAATTGCATCGGTCAGGGGGAAGAAGTAGTTGCCTGCTGA